The DNA segment CCAGGCCCGGGATCTGTGCCTGAGCCTTGTGCGCGGCGATCACGCTGTTGACCTCGACCTTGGCGATCGTCACGCCATCGAGGTTTTCGATGGCCAACTGCAACAACTGCGCCCAGCCGCTCTTGAACAGACCGGCGGCGTAGCCGATTTCCAGCTGAACCTTGACGCGGTCGCCATCGATCTCGATGTGCTTCACGCAACCGGCGCTGACCGGGTCCTGATTCAGGTAAGGGTCGGTGTATTGGCTGAGGACGGCTTCCACCGCTGCGCGAGTGACGGCACTCATGGGCAACTCCGATAACAAGACTGGGAAAAGATGGCGGGTATCGTACGCTGGACGCAGATTTGTGGCGAACTGATTACTTGAACCCGTTAACCCCTGTGGCGAGGGGATTTATCCCCGATCGGCTGCGCAGCAGTCGCAAAAACATCACCCGCGGTGTGTCTGATAGGCCCTGACATCTGGTTTGGGGGCGGCTTCGCCACCCATCGGGGATGAATCCCCTCGCCACAAATGCTCTCAAAGTACCCAGCGGCACAGGGTGAAAAATATGCGCCAGCGCTTTATAGTGGCCGACCTCCGTTTCATCAAGTAGCGAAGCCCCACATGTCCGAACCACGCAAGATCCTCGTCACCAGCGCCCTGCCCTACGCCAACGGTTCGATTCACCTTGGCCACATGCTGGAATACATCCAGACCGATATGTGGGTGCGCTTCCAGAAGCATCGCGGCAATCAATGCATCTATGTCTGCGCCGACGACGCCCACGGTTCGGCGATCATGCTGCGTGCGGAAAAGGAAGGCATCACCCCGGAACAACTGATCGCCAACGTGCAGGCTGAACACAGCGCCGACTTTGCCGAGTTCCTGGTCGACTTCGACAACTTCCACTCCACTCACGCCGAAGAAAACCGTGAGCTGTCGAGCCAGATCTACCTGAAGCTGCGTGACGCCGGGCACATCGCCCAGCGCTCGATCACCCAGTATTTCGACCCGGAAAAGAAAATGTTCCTGGCCGACCGCTTCATCAAGGGCACCTGCCCGAAATGCGGCACTGAAGACCAGTACGGCGACAACTGCGAAAAATGCGGTGCCACCTACGCCCCGACCGATCTGAAGGATCCGAAGTCGGCGATCTCCGGTGCCACGCCGGTGCTCAAGGATTCCCAGCACTTCTTCTTCAAGCTCCCGGACTTCCAGCAGATGCTGCAGACCTGGACTCGCAGCGGCACCCTGCAGGACGCCGTGGCCAACAAGATCGCCGAGTGGCTGGACGCCGGCCTGCAGCAGTGGGACATCTCCCGCGATGCGCCGTACTTCGGTTTCGAGATCCCGGACGAGCCGGGCAAGTATTTCTACGTGTGGCTGGATGCGCCGATCGGCTACATGGCCAGTTTCAAGAACCTCTGCAACCGCACGCCGGAGCTGGACTTCGACGCGTTCTGGGGCAAGGACTCCACCGCCGAGCTGTACCACTTCATCGGCAAGGACATCGTCAACTTCCACGCGCTGTTCTGGCCCGCCATGCTCGAAGGCGCCGGTTTCCGCAAGCCGACCGGGATCAACGTGCACGGCTACCTGACCGTCAACGGCCAGAAGATGTCCAAGTCCCGCGGCACTTTCATCAAGGCCCGTACCTACCTGGATCACCTGTCGCCGGAATACCTGCGCTACTACTACGCGGCCAAACTGGGCCGTGGCGTCGATGACCTCGACCTGAACCTCGAAGACTTCGTGCAGAAGGTCAACTCCGACCTGGTCGGCAAAGTGGTCAACATCGCCAGCCGCTGCGCCGGTTTCATCCAGAAGGGCAACGGCGGCCTGCTGGTCGACAACAACGCTGCGCCAGAACTGACCGAAGCGTTCCTCGCCGCGGCGCCAAGCATTGCCGACGCCTATGAAGCCCGCGATTTCGCCCGCGCCATGCGTGAAACCATGGCCCTGGCCGACCGCGCCAACGCCTGGATCGCCGACAAGG comes from the Pseudomonas sp. RSB 5.4 genome and includes:
- the metG gene encoding methionine--tRNA ligase, which codes for MSEPRKILVTSALPYANGSIHLGHMLEYIQTDMWVRFQKHRGNQCIYVCADDAHGSAIMLRAEKEGITPEQLIANVQAEHSADFAEFLVDFDNFHSTHAEENRELSSQIYLKLRDAGHIAQRSITQYFDPEKKMFLADRFIKGTCPKCGTEDQYGDNCEKCGATYAPTDLKDPKSAISGATPVLKDSQHFFFKLPDFQQMLQTWTRSGTLQDAVANKIAEWLDAGLQQWDISRDAPYFGFEIPDEPGKYFYVWLDAPIGYMASFKNLCNRTPELDFDAFWGKDSTAELYHFIGKDIVNFHALFWPAMLEGAGFRKPTGINVHGYLTVNGQKMSKSRGTFIKARTYLDHLSPEYLRYYYAAKLGRGVDDLDLNLEDFVQKVNSDLVGKVVNIASRCAGFIQKGNGGLLVDNNAAPELTEAFLAAAPSIADAYEARDFARAMRETMALADRANAWIADKAPWSLNKQEGKQDEVQAICATGINLFRQLVIFLKPVLPLLAADAEAFLNVAPLTWNDHTTLLANHQLNEFKPLMTRIDPVKVQAMTDASKEDLTASQTDTGAATPAGNGELAKDPLSPEIDFDTFAAVDLRVALIVKAEHVEGADKLLRLTLDIGDEQRNVFSGIKSAYPDPSKLDGRLTMMIANLKPRKMKFGISEGMVMAAGPGGEEIYLLSPDSGAKPGQRIK